CACGGCTTCCGCACATTAGGCAGCGGCAATGCGGCGTTTCGGGTTTCGGCTATGGGTTTCGGCTGCATGGGGCTGAACCATCACCGCAGCCAACATCCTGACGAGAAAACCTGCATTCGCCTCGTCCACGAAGCCATCGAACGAGGGGTGACGCTTTTCGATACTGCGGAAAGTTACGGTTACCATGCCAATGAAATACTGACAGGGAAAGCCTTAAAAGGTTATGCCGACCGTGTGTTCGCCACGACCAAGTTCGGACATAAGTTTGTGAATGGCGTTCAGGTCAGGACGGAAGAGGACAGCACGCCCGCCAATATCCGCCGTGTATGCGAGAACTCGCTGCGCAACCTCGGCGTGGAGACGCTCGGCATCTTCTACCAGCACCGCATCGACCCCGGTACGCCGATCGAAGTCGTGGCCGAAACGGTCGGCGAGTTGATCAAAGAAGGAAAGGTTCTGCACTTCGGCCTCTGCGAGGTCAATGCCGAAACCATCCGCCGCGCCCATGCCGTCTGTCCGGTAACGGCAATCCAGAGCGAATACCATTTCATGCACCGCACCGTCGAGCAGAACGGTGTGCTGGCTCTCTGCGAGGAACTGGGCATCGGGTTCGTTCCGTACAGCCCCTTGAACAGGGGTTTCCTCGGCGGTATGATCAACGAGTACACGCAGTTCGACCCCACCAACGACAACCGCCAGACGCTGCCGCGTTTTCAGCCCGAAGCCATCCGGCAGAACATGCGCATCGTGGAAGTGCTCAACGCTTTCGGCAGAACGAGGGGCATCACCCCGGCGCAGGTCGCTCTGGCATGGCTGCTGAACAAGAAACCTTTTATCGTTCCCATTCCCGGCACGACGAAACTTTCGCACCTCGAAGAGAACCTGAGGGCGTCCGATATTCGTTTTGCAGCCGAGACGGTGAAAGAGCTTGAAGATGCCGTTGCCGCCATTCCGGTTACAGGCAGCCGTTACGACGCTTTGCAGGAATCGAAAATACAGAGATAGCGCACGGTATGAAAAGGATGCTTGCAATCTGTATGAGTACGGCGTTGTTCCTGACAGCATGTTCTCAACGCCCGGTGCTGAAAATTGCCGAACAGGGCAGCTTTGCCATAGGCGGCAAGGTGCTGACCGATTCTCTCGGACATACCTATCACGGCGACCATGCCTATGTGTTTTTCCAAAAACCGGTCGCTGCCCGGAAATATCCGCTCGTCTTCGCCCACGGCGTAGGCCAGTTCTCCAAGACCTGGGAAACGACGCCCGACGGACGCGAGGGCTTCCAGAACATTTTTCTGCGCCGGGGATTCTCCACCTATCTCGTCGATCAGCCCCGACGGGGAAATGCGGGACGGGGAACGGAACCCGCCGCCATTACTCCTGCCTTCGACGAGGAAACATGGTTCAACCGCTTTCGGGTAGGTATCTGGCCCGACTATTTCGAGGGCGTACAGTTCAGCCGGGATCCCGGGGCTCTCGACCAGTTTTTCCGCCAGATGACTCCCAACATCGGGCCGGTGGATTTCGAGGTATATTCGGACGGATACGCGGCCTTGTTCGACAAGGTAGGCCCCGCTGTCTTCGTCACCCACTCGCAGGGCGGCCCGGTGGGCTGGTTCACGCTGCGCAAGACGAAGAACATCCGTGCTATCGTGTCATACGAGCCGGGCGGGCAGGTGCCGTTCCCCGAAGGGCAAGTGCCGCAAGAGGGGCAATACGTCACCCGTTCCAATACCAGCGAAGGCATCGAGGTCTCGATGGATGTATTCATGGGCTATACCAAAATCCCGATCCTTATCTATTATGGCGACAACCTGCCGGAGACGGACGAACGACCGGAACTGTACGAGTGGACGCGCCGCCTGCATCTGATGCGCAAGTGGGCGGCTTTGCTCAATGAATATGGCGGAGATGCAACCGTGATACACCTGCCGGAAATCGGATTGCACGGCAACACGCATTTCCCGTTCTCCGACCTGAACAACGTGGAGGTAGCCGACCATCTTTCAAAATGGCTGTACGAAAAGAATTTGGATTGAAAGACCCGCGAAATGGACAGAAGAAAATTTATAAAGACTGTCGGCATGACAGCCGGGGCAACGCTTTTTCCCGGAATAGGCAAGGCGGAGGCTGCCGGGGTGCCCGATGATAAAAAAATAACAGCCTAAGAAATTAGGCTGTTATAATTATTCAAAGGAAAATCCGTCGGGAAGTCCCTCGTATTTCGATGCCGGGCGCCTATTTGCTCAGCGCGTTGCAGAGTTTCTGGTTGATCTTGCGGATACGTTCCGGCTCGACCTTCATCTCCTTGCGGTCGTAGGTCATCAGTCCGTTGACCTCCATTTCGACGTCGGTGGTCTGCGTATATACACCCGCCGAGAATCCGCGGCCGATCAGTTTGTAGAGCATTTCTGCATACTTCTCGTATTCGTCCGTCACCTCCTTGGGGGAGTTGAGGCGGATATAGCCCCAGTTGCGGTCGGGCTCCCAGAGGTGCCCCTTCATCACGAAGCCGATGCCGCCATACTCACCCAGCACCGTTGCACGGTTGGTATCGAGCAGCGTCAGGCGCGGGTTGGGGTAGTGGTGCGTGTCGAGGATGTCGCCCGTGAGGTAGTGGTTGCCGCCGCTGGCGGGGTTGACCAGACGCGAAGGATCATAGGCCTTCGTCCACTCCACGATCTCCTGGGTCTTGAATTGTCCCCAACACTCGTTGAAGGGAACCCATACGCCGATCGAGGGGAACGAATAGAGGTAGTCGATAATCTCTTTCCACTCTTTACGGAAGTTGGCCTCCGATTCTGCCGACCGGTGCTTCTCCTCGCCCGTGAAATAGTTGTGCATCTGCCACTGCGGGCCGCGGTCGCCGCTGGGCATGTCCTGCCATACGATCATGCCGAGTTTGTCGCAGTGGTAGTACCAGCGTGCGGGCTCGACCTTCACGTGTTTGCGTATCATGTTGTAACCCAAGTCCTTGGTCTTGATGACGTCGAATGCCAGCGCCTCGTCCGAGGGGGCTGTATAGAGGCCGTCGGGCCACCAGCCCTGATCCAGCGGGCCGAACTGGAATACCGGCTCGTTGTTCAGCTCCAGGCGGACGATGTCGTCGGCATCGCGGCCGATCGAGAATTTACGCATGGCCGTGTAGCTCTCCACTTCGTCTATTTTCTTGCCGTTGCGTACCAGGCTTACCTTCATGTCGTAGAGGAACGGCGATGCGGGGCTCCAGAGTTTGGGCTCGGCAACGGCTAGCTCCACTGCGGCGCCGTTGAGCGAGCTGCCCTTGGCTACCTGCGTGTCGCCGTCGAAAAGCGCCACTTCGATGCGGTCTTCAGGCTGTGCTCCGCAAACCGGGGCTTCGACGCGGAACGACTTGCGGTCGAGGTCGGGCGTGGTCTTCACTTCCTTGATATATTGCTGGGGCACTGCTTCGAGCCATACCGTCTGCCAGATGCCGCTCACGGGAGTGTACCAGATGCCCTCGGGGCGGTTCACCTGCTTGCCGCGCGGCTGGTAGCCGTCGTCGGTCGGATCCCATACGCGAACCCGGATATCGTTGGCACCCTTTTTCAGGGCCGACGTGATGTCGAACTCGAACGGCGTATAGCCGCCCGTGTGGCTGCCTACGCTGACACCGTTCACCCAGACGTCGGCTTTCCAGTCTACGGCGCCGAAGTGCAGTAGCACGCGCTTGCCGTTCCATTTCGCGGGTACCGTGAAACTGTGGTTGTACCAGAGTTCGTTATCCTTACCCAGGCTTTTCCCTACGCCCGAGAGGCTCGACTCCACAGCGAACGGCACGAGGATCTGTCCCTGAAATTTGTCGGGGGTCTGTCCCAGCGGCAGGATCGCATAGTCCCACAGGCCGTTGAGGTTTTGCCAGTCGCCGCGTACCATCTGAGGACGCGGGTATTCGGGCAATACGTTCTGCGGATCGAGCTTTTCGCCCCACTGGGTGCGGATACGGTCGCCCGCGGGTTGCCATTGCGCTACGCCGGCAAGGGTCGTCACCAGGGCGGCAGCGGTCAGGAGAATGTTTTTCTTCATACTTCGGGTTATTATTAGGTTAAAATTGTATTTCAAATCCGTACAAAATTAAGCCATCTTATCCGGAAAACAGTCCGCATATATGCACAAAAAGTATACTTGGCCGCCTGAAATCCCGCATATTCCGCATTTTTCCGGACTTTTCGCCCGTTGCAGGGTGTCAGGCGGATGCGGGACGGCGTTTTTGGACAAACGATAAAAAGACGTATCTTTGTAAACGTCTAACCGGAACCGAAGTGGAAGATTCGACATTGATAGCAAGGGTGAAAGCCGGCGACCGCAACGCTTTCAACGAACTCTACGGCCTCTATTGGGCGTCGCTCGTCAATTATGCGGGGCTGTTTGTCGGAGACGACGGTGCGGAGGACGTAGTGCAGGATGTTTTCGTCCGTATCTGGCTCCACCGCGACAATCTGCGCGACGACGGTTCGCTCCAGGGCTACCTGCTCCGCTCGGTTTACCACGCATCGCTCAATGCCCTGAAGAAAGGGGCCAATGCCACGGCCTACCGTTCGTGGGTGGCGCAGCAGATCGAGCAGAGTTGTTATGCCCATTACGATCCCGACAACAGCGAAATCATCCGTAAACTCTACTCGCAGGAGGTCGCCGGCGAGATCGATGCGGCGATCGAATCGCTTTCTCCCAAATGCCGAGAGGTGTTCCGCATGAGCCATATCGAAGGACTTTCGAACCGTGAAATCAGCGAACAGCTGGGCATCACGCTTTCGACGGTCGAGAACCATATCTATAATGCCCTGAAACAGCTCCGGCAAAAATTAAGCCACTATAAGATGCTGATTTTCTTGACAATGTATATCCTTGGCAAATAAAAATTCATTTTCATGTAGGTGTTTTGCTCCGGCGAGGTGTATTTAGGGTAGAAACCCAATATTCCGAACTGTGAAACAGAACGACACGACCGTCCGTTTCGACGAGAAGTTACTTACGGCCTATTTCGCCGGCGCCGCCACCCCTGATGAGGAGCGGATGCTGTGGGAATGGATCTGCGCGAGCGATGAAAACCGCCGCGTTTTCGCCGAGTTGCGTGCCGTCTGGCAGCGGGGCCGCATGCAGCGTCCCGATACGCAACTGCCGGCACGTTTCGTGCGGTCGCTCAACGGCCTCAACCGCCGGATCGATGCCCTCGATGCCGCTCCGGTGCGCAAGGGGCGTCTGATCCCCCTACGGCGTTTTGCCGCTGCGGCAGCTGTTGCGGCGATCCTCGTCGCGTCTTTCATGACCTACCGGATCGTGACCGCACCATTCGTCCATAGTTTCCACAATGCCGATACCGTGGCCATGCACGTGGCCATGCCCGATGGCACCGACGTTTGGCTGGGGCCCGGGACGTCGCTCTCCTACGACGATACGTTCCGTGTCGACGGCCGTAATGTCGAGCTCGACGGCGAAGCCTATTTCGACGTCACGCATGATGCCCAACACCCCTTCATTGTCACCACGTCCGCATTCCGGGTTCGCGTGCTCGGGACGGTCTTCAATGTCCGCTCCTTCAGCGGCGAGTCGGTCGCCGTGGCCACGCTGGCCGAAGGTTCCGTTGCGTTGCAGCATCCCGGCGGCCGCAACCTGATCTGCCTGCATCCCGGACAGCAGGCGGTCTATGACGCCGATGCCGAGCAGCTCGAGGTCAACGAGGTGCCCGTGGGCGACCTGTTGCTGATCCGTTACGGGGTCATTACCCTCGACAATGCGACCCTGCCCGAGATCATCGGGCG
This Alistipes onderdonkii DNA region includes the following protein-coding sequences:
- a CDS encoding aldo/keto reductase; this encodes MEKGQIREKAICRRGFLKRAALAGAAFCVAPAFGKATAAKKAVMGRPATASTGMAAMATLHGFRTLGSGNAAFRVSAMGFGCMGLNHHRSQHPDEKTCIRLVHEAIERGVTLFDTAESYGYHANEILTGKALKGYADRVFATTKFGHKFVNGVQVRTEEDSTPANIRRVCENSLRNLGVETLGIFYQHRIDPGTPIEVVAETVGELIKEGKVLHFGLCEVNAETIRRAHAVCPVTAIQSEYHFMHRTVEQNGVLALCEELGIGFVPYSPLNRGFLGGMINEYTQFDPTNDNRQTLPRFQPEAIRQNMRIVEVLNAFGRTRGITPAQVALAWLLNKKPFIVPIPGTTKLSHLEENLRASDIRFAAETVKELEDAVAAIPVTGSRYDALQESKIQR
- a CDS encoding alpha/beta hydrolase, whose protein sequence is MSTALFLTACSQRPVLKIAEQGSFAIGGKVLTDSLGHTYHGDHAYVFFQKPVAARKYPLVFAHGVGQFSKTWETTPDGREGFQNIFLRRGFSTYLVDQPRRGNAGRGTEPAAITPAFDEETWFNRFRVGIWPDYFEGVQFSRDPGALDQFFRQMTPNIGPVDFEVYSDGYAALFDKVGPAVFVTHSQGGPVGWFTLRKTKNIRAIVSYEPGGQVPFPEGQVPQEGQYVTRSNTSEGIEVSMDVFMGYTKIPILIYYGDNLPETDERPELYEWTRRLHLMRKWAALLNEYGGDATVIHLPEIGLHGNTHFPFSDLNNVEVADHLSKWLYEKNLD
- a CDS encoding twin-arginine translocation signal domain-containing protein, yielding MDRRKFIKTVGMTAGATLFPGIGKAEAAGVPDDKKITA
- a CDS encoding glycoside hydrolase family 2 protein, coding for MKKNILLTAAALVTTLAGVAQWQPAGDRIRTQWGEKLDPQNVLPEYPRPQMVRGDWQNLNGLWDYAILPLGQTPDKFQGQILVPFAVESSLSGVGKSLGKDNELWYNHSFTVPAKWNGKRVLLHFGAVDWKADVWVNGVSVGSHTGGYTPFEFDITSALKKGANDIRVRVWDPTDDGYQPRGKQVNRPEGIWYTPVSGIWQTVWLEAVPQQYIKEVKTTPDLDRKSFRVEAPVCGAQPEDRIEVALFDGDTQVAKGSSLNGAAVELAVAEPKLWSPASPFLYDMKVSLVRNGKKIDEVESYTAMRKFSIGRDADDIVRLELNNEPVFQFGPLDQGWWPDGLYTAPSDEALAFDVIKTKDLGYNMIRKHVKVEPARWYYHCDKLGMIVWQDMPSGDRGPQWQMHNYFTGEEKHRSAESEANFRKEWKEIIDYLYSFPSIGVWVPFNECWGQFKTQEIVEWTKAYDPSRLVNPASGGNHYLTGDILDTHHYPNPRLTLLDTNRATVLGEYGGIGFVMKGHLWEPDRNWGYIRLNSPKEVTDEYEKYAEMLYKLIGRGFSAGVYTQTTDVEMEVNGLMTYDRKEMKVEPERIRKINQKLCNALSK
- a CDS encoding RNA polymerase sigma-70 factor — protein: MEDSTLIARVKAGDRNAFNELYGLYWASLVNYAGLFVGDDGAEDVVQDVFVRIWLHRDNLRDDGSLQGYLLRSVYHASLNALKKGANATAYRSWVAQQIEQSCYAHYDPDNSEIIRKLYSQEVAGEIDAAIESLSPKCREVFRMSHIEGLSNREISEQLGITLSTVENHIYNALKQLRQKLSHYKMLIFLTMYILGK
- a CDS encoding FecR family protein, translating into MKQNDTTVRFDEKLLTAYFAGAATPDEERMLWEWICASDENRRVFAELRAVWQRGRMQRPDTQLPARFVRSLNGLNRRIDALDAAPVRKGRLIPLRRFAAAAAVAAILVASFMTYRIVTAPFVHSFHNADTVAMHVAMPDGTDVWLGPGTSLSYDDTFRVDGRNVELDGEAYFDVTHDAQHPFIVTTSAFRVRVLGTVFNVRSFSGESVAVATLAEGSVALQHPGGRNLICLHPGQQAVYDADAEQLEVNEVPVGDLLLIRYGVITLDNATLPEIIGRIEQAYGVELRPDGQQMPDDHYNFNFQKDASVEDVVDLLQFVSGCRFKIIQLNR